The DNA sequence aaaaaacGACCTCAAGATCAACTCCATAACTCTAATACACGGAAATTCAATGGTGGTAATATCCCAAAACGAAGAAAATTGACACGTGCTACAttagcaacaacaactacagGAAATATTCGTATAAATAGTGGCAATACCAATGGTattgataatcaattgatttcatcaaaatcatcaacgAATCTGCCATTAAAACATAAaactactaccactaccaccaacaccaccaccaccaccaataacTTTAAACAGATAAAAGGAGTAAATCAATTAcatcaaaataattataaattgaatcTTTCTAAATCAATTCCAGGTTTTAATCATAGTTTAAGTAAAGATATTGATCATTATGGTCATTCTCGATTAAAAAATCTTAAAAAACCATCAATTCCATCAATGGCAACATCTTTAATCCCATCTTCATCGTCGTCAGGATCAGGATTAATAACTCATTCAGTATcaaaaattcaagaaatggaagaaatcaacaataatcaaGTTCCAAGTAATGATCTTGATACGAGCATCAATAATGTTTATGACAATAtggataataataatgattatgattatgattatgatcCTGATCCAATAGATTCAGTAGAACcagaaatatatttatcagaagaagaagaagaagaagaagaagacgaaaATGGGAAAGATATAAAGGAAAAGATGTTGGATAAAGAAGTTGTTGATTCTGAATCAGGAAATAATGATACTACTGTGGTTATACAAACTAATGATGACTTGGAAACTAAgaaacatcaacaacagcaaaagattgttgaagatgataTACCTAGGGAGAGGgaaatattgatgattcatTCTCCAGGAGAAAAGCAAAAGCTAAAACGACTGCAACGAAAACAAGAACGACAATTGCAACTGcaactacaactacaactgCAGAACCAAAAAAGTGTATCACCACAGAATGAAACTGTGGATAATCAACAACTAGAGGAGCCAAGCGAACAAAACCAACTTAATGCTAATAGATCTCAGGAAGAACAAGTTGTAGAAAATCAACCAACTCGACCTCTGAAAAGTCGTACATCAAAGAAACctcaaaaacaatattttcaaagttggaaagaagaagcagctttattaaaacaaaaattggCTAATGATCCAACATTTCATTTCTCAAGTGATAAAactcaacaaattgatgaagataatgatataataattgaaaaaataactCAATTACGTGGATGTCAAATTTTATCtccaaatcaatcaatcaaaaaagaatttgatcATATGGACTATCGTAAAAGCAAGCATAAAATCCCTCCAAcatcaaaatattataCTATggatgattttttcaaagttaGATCggataataattcaacaagaataaaacaacgacaacgacaacgacaacaacaacaaactgATAACAGTACTTTGAATTCCagaaataatgaaaaatcaaCTCCAGAtccacaaccacaaccacaacaacaacaacaacaacaacaacaacaacaacaacaacaacaacaacaacaacaacaacaacaacaacaacaacaacaacaacaacaacaacaacaacaacaacaacaacaacaacaacaacaacaacaacaacaacaacaacaacaacaacaacaacgaaaacaacaacaacaacaacgaaaacaacaacaacaacgacaacCACAACGACAAACTAATAACAGTACTTTGAATTCTagaaataatgaaaaatcaaCTCCAGATCCACAAGTACAACCAAAACCAGAGTCGCAACCAGAAAAATCACCAACTGAGACAGTAGCTAACTCAACTAAACGAAATAGGTCGAATGCATCATTTGTAAGGAAACATGACATATTAGATGATTTGGTTCAGGATAGttcagaagaagaaaatcacTTAACCGATTCAACTCGTTGGGCAAGAAAACGTAAGTTGTCACTgtcctcctcctcctcaacattatcatcacATATTGACAGTGTTGAAGATTTGCAATGTGAAGTAATTGATATCACTGGATCACCAGATTATTCTACAGTGGTAAGAGCAGCGCTTGATATAAAAACTCTGATAACAGAAAAAGATGTATCTACAGAAGATGGTGAAACAACTGCAACATCGCCCACAAaacattttgaaaataattcaaatattgaaagtGAAGTGTCGCTGCTGGAAAGTCCAGTACCTCAAAAAGagatttcttcaattccaaaattgACTTATACTAGGAGTGGTCAATCAAAGAACAAGTCTCATGACACTGGGAAACTTTTACAGCCACAATCCAATGATCTGAGCAAATTATCTCCAAGAAGGAAAGCAGGAGGTTCAACTTCACAAAAAGTGTCCCACCAACTGGAACGTCTTGATTCTCAAGAAAGTCAAGGTAATCTTTCACAAGAGAAATACGGAGACGTTGAACTATCACCAAGTAAACTTCCACCTGatgaacaacaagaagataGTGACTACgaatttgataatgttgattGGCCAGGCGATGATATTGTACCGGAGAATATGGTGACTTATtcacaagaacaacaaaaaaaactacCACCACCTAATACAAATACCGATGATAATGAAgcatttattgataatgaaattaataaatcaaacaatgCTATTAGTAATCCTCGTCTTGCTGAACGGGAAAACACTAATGAAATGACTGACAATTTAGAGGAACTTCATCATTCTGTGACTAGTAAGAAGTCTCATGAAACCAATACAGATGATGCAAATACAAGTATATATAATCACTTACCAGATTCACCATCATCCAAATGGCatgatcaaattgattcaacacaatcaaaatcatctcATCATATCATTGAAACAGAAGAACAAGAGAATACATTAGCCAATGATAAAGTTATTGAGCCTTTCACTCAAGAAActgaattattaatgtCTCGTTTACCATCAGAATTACAAACGACAATTTCAAGGAATATTTTATTGACATTGACAAAACAAGATAATCCAAATAATGACAATAGTAATGGTGATTCCGAAGTATATACTGAGACACATGTTGCTGACACTGAAAACAATCAACCTGTTGTATTACCATCATCTAAACAAAATGAAACCACAATATCATCACCAAAGACTAGTATAAGAACACCTCAAATATTTACcagaaacaataaaaaagttTCAAAAGATCGAATTAAGGTTAGTAAAAATGTTATGAGATTATTGAATAGttctgaagaagaagaagaagaagagaatGTTCAGGTTATGGTTGAAAATGCAAATGAGAATTTGGAGAATAATAGATCAGATGATCAAAATAATGACAAAACTCCACCTATGGAGTCTACTATTGATCCTGAAAACCATCAAAATGAAAGTAATAAGCCTGAACTGACCCAGGAACAGCCTCAAACTcaagaacaacaaacaacaactcaTAAACCAAATATTGTTAGTAATGAATCTGTTCAACCTTCTTCTCCAACACAATCACCATCAGAAACTCAAGTATTAGAACGAgcaaatcaaagaaatgTTGATGTTAGTTGGGAagatgatattgaagataGTGATTCTGATTTCTTCAAAGAAATGGATGCCAAATACGATTTGGTAGCATATTCTAAATCtagaaaatcaaaaagtaatgaaattgtttttgagAAACAGTCCAATGATAAAGTTATCAACTCTGTTCAGACTGAGACTTTCAATGGTGTATCACCACAAGTAACTAATCATGAACCTCACAATGTTGTCAATGATCAATCCAAAGCTGGCAATGAGACCCAATTACATGAGACAACAGAAggtaaagaagaaaagaatactGGTGAATATCATCATACAGATTCAATGATGAAACTGAATCCTCGAGATATGGATGTATTAATGTCAGACATTGAATCTGAAATTTCCATTACAAACATAAAGAACCAGGACTTTCCACCGATTCAAGAATCAAACTCCAATGAATATGCTTCACCTGGAAATGACTCTGAACTGTGCAGTGAACCAGACAATGATGATTCAGAagataatttatataacaGGTTGAAATATGCTGGGGTTCAAAGTTCATTAGCTTGTACTACAAAATTAAGAGATAAAGGTAAAGTATCTCAACAACTTGAAACAAAAGATATCGATGAACCCAAATCATTGATTCATACCATCAAATTATCCCCTCAGGATCTTTTGGGTATAATTGACCCATTTCCCAAAACATTTATGCACACAATCAAATTATCTCATGGATTTTTTAGGCATAAAATTAAACTACCTACTCATCtattaaattcattgaatAACTCAACAGAAACTGCCAAGgatacaacaacaactcaaTTACCAGAAGATTTGGAACTGAATTTGGATTCTATGAAATTTAATGAGAAcgaaaaggaaaaggaaaacgAACCTATAAAAGAACCTACCAAGGAGCCTGCAAAAGAACCTACAAAAGAACACACGAAGGAACCTGCAAGGAAACCTATAACTTCTACTATTAGATCCCTAATGGATGTGTATGCATCAATTCCAGATTTGGAGCAAATACCGcccccaccaccaccaccacctaTCAACCCAGTTATTGTAAATGAACCACAAAGGAAAAGTTTTGGTATAAAAGCACTATTAGAGAAGTTTCCTCCTCCTGAGAAAGTCACAATACCTGTTTCTGAAAACGTTGAGAATATCAAAAGTAAACCCAATCAATTGGATAGAATTATTTCTCCTGATACTGTTGAAAAAAGTAGCAAATCTTCATCTATTGAACAAGTTAGAAACCAGTTTGATGAGAAATTACTgcttaataataataataacgtAACTGATGGTAATAATGTTGAAACAAGTAAATCAGAATCTAAATTGCCgattgaatttttgaataatcCAAAGTCAGAATCCAAGGGAAATGATTTACGAAAAGATGATGACTTGTCGAAACTTCAACCTCAACGGGTTTTCATAGATTTGTCATTAGATGATGacagtagtagtagtaaaaGCAGTGATAAAAATGAAGGTGATGGTGATGTTGAGGGGGATGTCAATAATGAGAATAACACAAATATTGGTGAGGATGGCATGGATGGTGTTGTTCGTGAAGACAATATCAATAGTACTACTACCAATAATGAACCTGAGTCAAATGATAAACCCGAACAACGGATCAATCTTTCTTTAGATATTTCAACCTGTGGAGATACGTTAGCTCCAGGTGCATTAGCTACTGCTTATGAACAACTTTTGAAGAATGACATGTTAAGAAATATTTTAGCTTCAAACGGAACGTCATTATCTGACAAAAACGAATCAAGTAATACTGTAAATCAGGATTTAAATCCCTCGAAAGAAATTACACATCAAGAAAATGATTCATCAATGGTAATCGATTCAAATGAAGATATCTTgcaacaaatcaaaaacaaatatcgtgcaaaatatgaaaagtttacaaatttcaataaaaatgaagaatCGAGgtcaaaagaaaaatctgGGAATTCGATAGCTttaattggtaataataaagaatcaAGATCTCGTCATTCGAATCCTTCAGGAAATGGTCCTGATACGTCTAATAGATCAGATAATCCCTCTACAACAACTGCATCAGATAAATcagataaatcaaatggTGTCAAAGGTAAAACTAGGCAAAGTATATTACATGATTGGAAAGCCTTATCACTTGATTCTGATATTAATAGTAGCAGAGGTGATAAATCTACGAATTCTCAAGCCAATGGTGAAAGAAATCAGAGTATTGTAACATTGAaggaaattgaagataatATTATATCAAGTACTAATGGAGAAACAAAtctgaaaaaattggaaatcaatcataataataataatgctaaagataaagatagtaacattgatgatattgataatgattgatgaatttgatgtAGACTCTGTATTCATGAAATAGCTATAATAATGCAATCATTTTAACAGGTTTAACGAAATCTTTTGGTGGATAATTCAGAAATGGAATTTAATCtatatattgattataaatacatattatttatttatttatactTAACCTAACAAATCATCTAAAAAGTCCAAATCCTTAACATCATTTCGATTTTGCTTTGCATTAAGGTTGTcagaattcaatttcaatggATACTGTTGTTCATGTTTAGatgtttcttctttatcgTCATTAAtagttaatttattaataaatgtatCAAAATCACCATCTTGTTGTATATTTGATCCAATTTTATCTCTATCAGACGATATACCTAAT is a window from the Candida dubliniensis CD36 chromosome 4, complete sequence genome containing:
- a CDS encoding conserved hypothetical protein (possibly Candida-specific); this encodes MLNKYSSLFFYNFNHTHFIYLFTFLINYFKSFIQLPPSPFLFLSDPRIFTIKRQIFFFFFLTMFKRVFGLFTSSTRDLSDTNNDNDDEKKEKQERKQKQIQRNSRIRPKTDSHIYHAKLKLKLKAKAEAESRSQSTPRTTSNNSSSNNALISSIRSPQGSKLAYRSSSIGVMNPQQTLNDTVIDDSNDNDDISNSSLRNFPSSPTKQAMAQHKAQTHDHDNNLHQYQQVDLQPIDPLPLQQQQQQQQQQQSNDRFVVPSTSSPLPLTIINKKRPQDQLHNSNTRKFNGGNIPKRRKLTRATLATTTTGNIRINSGNTNGIDNQLISSKSSTNSPLKHKTTTTTTNTTTTTNNFKQIKGVNQLHQNNYKLNLSKSIPGFNHSLSKDIDHYGHSRLKNLKKPSIPSMATSLIPSSSSSGSGLITHSVSKIQEMEEINNNQVPSNDLDTSINNVYDNMDNNNDYDYDYDPDPIDSVEPEIYLSEEEEEEEEDENGKDIKEKMLDKEVVDSESGNNDTTVVIQTNDDLETKKHQQQQKIVEDDIPREREILMIHSPGEKQKLKRSQRKQERQLQSQLQLQSQNQKSVSPQNETVDNQQLEEPSEQNQLNANRSQEEQVVENQPTRPSKSRTSKKPQKQYFQSWKEEAALLKQKLANDPTFHFSSDKTQQIDEDNDIIIEKITQLRGCQILSPNQSIKKEFDHMDYRKSKHKIPPTSKYYTMDDFFKVRSDNNSTRIKQRQRQRQQQQTDNSTLNSRNNEKSTPDPQPQPQQQQQQQQQQQQQQQQQQQQQQQQQQQQQQQQQQQQQQQQQQQQQQQQQQQQQRKQQQQQRKQQQQRQPQRQTNNSTLNSRNNEKSTPDPQVQPKPESQPEKSPTETVANSTKRNRSNASFVRKHDILDDLVQDSSEEENHLTDSTRWARKRKLSSSSSSSTLSSHIDSVEDLQCEVIDITGSPDYSTVVRAALDIKTSITEKDVSTEDGETTATSPTKHFENNSNIESEVSSSESPVPQKEISSIPKLTYTRSGQSKNKSHDTGKLLQPQSNDSSKLSPRRKAGGSTSQKVSHQSERLDSQESQGNLSQEKYGDVELSPSKLPPDEQQEDSDYEFDNVDWPGDDIVPENMVTYSQEQQKKLPPPNTNTDDNEAFIDNEINKSNNAISNPRLAERENTNEMTDNLEELHHSVTSKKSHETNTDDANTSIYNHLPDSPSSKWHDQIDSTQSKSSHHIIETEEQENTLANDKVIEPFTQETELLMSRLPSELQTTISRNILLTLTKQDNPNNDNSNGDSEVYTETHVADTENNQPVVLPSSKQNETTISSPKTSIRTPQIFTRNNKKVSKDRIKVSKNVMRLLNSSEEEEEEENVQVMVENANENLENNRSDDQNNDKTPPMESTIDPENHQNESNKPESTQEQPQTQEQQTTTHKPNIVSNESVQPSSPTQSPSETQVLERANQRNVDVSWEDDIEDSDSDFFKEMDAKYDLVAYSKSRKSKSNEIVFEKQSNDKVINSVQTETFNGVSPQVTNHEPHNVVNDQSKAGNETQLHETTEGKEEKNTGEYHHTDSMMKSNPRDMDVLMSDIESEISITNIKNQDFPPIQESNSNEYASPGNDSESCSEPDNDDSEDNLYNRLKYAGVQSSLACTTKLRDKGKVSQQLETKDIDEPKSLIHTIKLSPQDLLGIIDPFPKTFMHTIKLSHGFFRHKIKLPTHLLNSLNNSTETAKDTTTTQLPEDLESNLDSMKFNENEKEKENEPIKEPTKEPAKEPTKEHTKEPARKPITSTIRSLMDVYASIPDLEQIPPPPPPPPINPVIVNEPQRKSFGIKALLEKFPPPEKVTIPVSENVENIKSKPNQLDRIISPDTVEKSSKSSSIEQVRNQFDEKLSLNNNNNVTDGNNVETSKSESKLPIEFLNNPKSESKGNDLRKDDDLSKLQPQRVFIDLSLDDDSSSSKSSDKNEGDGDVEGDVNNENNTNIGEDGMDGVVREDNINSTTTNNEPESNDKPEQRINLSLDISTCGDTLAPGALATAYEQLLKNDMLRNILASNGTSLSDKNESSNTVNQDLNPSKEITHQENDSSMVIDSNEDILQQIKNKYRAKYEKFTNFNKNEESRSKEKSGNSIALIGNNKESRSRHSNPSGNGPDTSNRSDNPSTTTASDKSDKSNGVKGKTRQSILHDWKALSLDSDINSSRGDKSTNSQANGERNQSIVTLKEIEDNIISSTNGETNSKKLEINHNNNNAKDKDSNIDDIDND